The proteins below are encoded in one region of Limnohabitans sp. 63ED37-2:
- the gyrA gene encoding DNA gyrase subunit A, with translation MTQFAKETLPISLEEEMRRSYLDYAMSVIVGRALPDARDGLKPVHRRVLFAMHELNNDWNRPYKKSARIVGDVIGKYHPHGDQSVYDTIVRMAQDFSMRHMLVDGQGNFGSVDGDNAAAMRYTEIRLAKIAHEMLADIDKETVDFGPNYDGSEKEPLVLPSRLPNLLINGSGGIAVGMATNIPPHNLNEVVDACLHLLRNPEASIDELMEIVPAPDFPTGAIIYGMTGVKEGYRTGRGRVVMRAKCHFEDIDKGQRQCIVVDELPYQVNKKTLQERMAELVHEKKIEDISHIQDESDKSGMRLVIELKRGAVPEVVLNNLFKQTQLQDTFGMNMVALIDGQPKLCNLKDLIQVFLQHRREVVTRRTVFELRKARDRGHVLEGLAVALANIDDFIAIIRGAPTPPVAKAELMTRAWDSQMVRTMLTRARDDGSVVNADDYRPEGLEREYGLGQDGLYRLSDTQAQEILQMRLQRLTGLEQDKIVAEYKEVMSEIEDLLDILAKPERVSTIIGDELGTVRQEFGQTKIGARRSEIEHSAQDLSTEDLITPTDMVVTLSHSGYIKSQPLSEYRAQKRGGRGKQAAATKEDDWIDQLFIANTHDYLLCFSNRGRLYWLKVWEVPAGSRGSRGRPIVNMFPLQEGEKINVVLALTGEARTFPDNQYVFMATSMGTVKKTSLDEFSNPRKGGIIAVNLDEGDFLIGAALTDGKHDVMLFSDGGKAVRFDENDVRPLGRSARGVRGMMIEDHQSVIAMLVSEQEDPAAAADDTVARASVLTATENGYGKRTNISEYTRHGRGTKGMIAIQQSERNGKVVAATLVQAEDEIMLITDTGVLVRTRVSEIREMGRATQGVTLIGLDEGAKLSGLQRIVENDANVSEGEAGDADAAADDSAPAAE, from the coding sequence ATGACCCAGTTCGCCAAAGAAACACTGCCCATCAGTCTAGAAGAGGAAATGCGGCGCAGTTACCTCGATTACGCCATGAGCGTGATCGTGGGCCGCGCCCTGCCCGATGCGCGCGACGGCTTAAAACCCGTCCATCGCAGGGTGTTGTTCGCCATGCATGAGCTGAACAACGACTGGAACCGCCCCTACAAGAAGTCGGCCCGTATCGTGGGTGACGTGATTGGTAAGTACCACCCCCACGGTGACCAATCGGTTTACGACACCATCGTGCGCATGGCCCAAGACTTTTCCATGCGCCACATGCTGGTGGACGGTCAAGGCAATTTCGGCTCGGTGGATGGCGACAATGCGGCGGCCATGCGTTACACCGAAATCCGCTTGGCCAAAATCGCCCACGAAATGCTGGCGGACATCGACAAGGAAACCGTCGACTTCGGCCCCAACTACGACGGCTCCGAAAAAGAGCCCTTGGTGTTGCCCTCGCGCCTGCCCAATCTGCTGATCAACGGCTCGGGCGGTATTGCAGTCGGTATGGCCACCAACATCCCACCGCACAACCTGAACGAGGTGGTGGACGCTTGCCTGCACCTGCTGCGCAACCCAGAAGCCTCGATCGACGAGCTGATGGAAATTGTGCCCGCGCCCGACTTCCCGACAGGGGCCATCATTTACGGCATGACCGGTGTCAAGGAGGGCTACCGCACGGGCCGTGGCCGGGTGGTCATGCGGGCCAAGTGCCACTTCGAAGACATCGACAAAGGCCAGCGCCAGTGCATCGTGGTCGATGAATTGCCCTACCAGGTCAACAAAAAGACCCTCCAAGAGCGCATGGCCGAATTGGTGCACGAAAAGAAGATCGAGGACATCAGCCACATTCAAGACGAGTCCGATAAGTCCGGCATGCGCTTGGTGATCGAACTCAAGCGCGGCGCAGTCCCTGAGGTGGTACTGAACAACCTGTTCAAACAAACCCAGCTGCAAGACACCTTCGGCATGAACATGGTGGCCCTGATCGACGGCCAACCCAAGCTGTGCAACCTGAAAGACCTGATCCAAGTCTTTTTGCAGCACCGCCGCGAAGTGGTGACACGCCGCACGGTGTTCGAGCTGCGCAAAGCGCGTGACCGGGGCCATGTGCTAGAAGGCTTGGCCGTGGCCTTGGCCAACATCGACGACTTCATCGCGATCATCCGTGGCGCCCCCACGCCGCCTGTGGCCAAGGCCGAGTTGATGACCCGCGCCTGGGACAGCCAGATGGTGCGCACCATGTTGACCCGCGCCCGGGACGACGGCTCGGTGGTGAACGCCGACGACTACCGCCCGGAAGGTCTGGAGCGCGAATACGGTTTGGGCCAGGACGGCCTGTACCGCCTGTCGGACACACAAGCGCAAGAGATTTTGCAGATGCGTCTCCAGCGCCTGACCGGTCTGGAACAAGACAAGATCGTTGCCGAGTACAAAGAGGTCATGTCCGAGATCGAAGACCTGCTGGACATCCTGGCCAAGCCTGAGCGCGTGTCCACCATCATTGGTGACGAGTTGGGCACCGTGCGCCAAGAATTTGGCCAGACCAAAATCGGTGCTCGCCGCAGCGAGATCGAGCACAGCGCACAAGACCTGTCGACCGAAGACCTGATCACCCCCACCGACATGGTCGTGACCCTGTCGCACAGCGGCTACATCAAGAGCCAACCCCTGTCTGAATACCGTGCGCAAAAGCGTGGCGGACGGGGCAAACAAGCGGCGGCCACCAAAGAGGACGACTGGATCGACCAACTCTTCATCGCCAACACACACGACTATTTGCTGTGCTTCTCCAACCGGGGCCGTTTGTATTGGCTCAAAGTCTGGGAAGTGCCTGCGGGTTCACGCGGTTCACGCGGTCGCCCGATCGTCAACATGTTCCCGCTGCAAGAAGGCGAAAAGATCAACGTGGTGCTGGCCTTGACGGGCGAAGCGCGCACCTTCCCCGACAACCAATATGTGTTCATGGCCACCTCCATGGGCACGGTCAAAAAGACATCCTTGGACGAATTCAGCAACCCGCGTAAGGGCGGCATCATTGCTGTCAACCTGGACGAAGGCGACTTCTTGATTGGTGCAGCCCTCACGGACGGCAAGCACGACGTGATGCTGTTCAGCGACGGCGGCAAGGCTGTGCGTTTTGACGAAAACGATGTGCGCCCATTGGGTCGCAGTGCACGCGGTGTGCGCGGCATGATGATCGAGGACCACCAAAGCGTGATCGCCATGCTGGTGTCAGAACAAGAAGATCCTGCCGCTGCCGCAGACGACACCGTTGCCCGCGCGAGCGTGTTGACCGCCACCGAAAACGGCTACGGCAAACGCACCAACATCAGTGAGTACACCCGTCACGGCCGTGGCACCAAGGGCATGATCGCCATCCAACAATCCGAGCGCAACGGCAAAGTCGTGGCGGCCACCTTGGTTCAAGCCGAAGACGAAATCATGCTCATCACCGACACGGGTGTTTTGGTGCGCACCCGCGTGTCCGAGATCCGTGAAATGGGCCGCGCCACACAGGGCGTGACCTTGATCGGTTTGGACGAGGGTGCCAAGCTCAGCGGTTTGCAACGCATTGTGGAAAACGATGCCAATGTGAGCGAAGGTGAAGCCGGTGATGCCGATGCAGCAGCGGACGACAGCGCACCCGCAGCGGAATAA
- a CDS encoding bifunctional 3-phosphoshikimate 1-carboxyvinyltransferase/cytidylate kinase, translated as MFSTAFLDLPALQGASGTVTLPGSKSISNRVLLLSALCQGTTVVHDLLDSDDTRVMLAALRQLGCGVQVNGTTVTITGLGGRAWPTEAIEFFMGNAGTAMRPLTAALAVQGGDFTLKGVPRMHERPIGDLVDALRELGCAIDYLGNEGYPPLRVRQPSLQLDNPIPVRGDVSSQFLTALLMALPLAAQDRAITIEVVGELISKPYIEITLNLLARYGIQVERQGWERFVIPAGSRYQSPGTIHVEADASSASYFIALGAIAQGNGIRIQGVGADSIQGDIRFMDAAAQMGAKITSGPNWLEIHRGAWPLKGITLDCNHIPDAAMTLAVMALYADGPTTLRNIASWRVKETDRIAAMANESRKLGATVEEGPDWITIHPLKPSQWQRASIHTYDDHRVAMCFSLAAFNADQVPVRIEDPKCVAKTFPDYFEALFSVAHTAAHNIPVICIDGPTASGKGTLASRVAAALGYHYLDSGALYRVTAHAALQVGLTLEAADEAQIADLARHLPVRFEGEQVLLNHVDVTDAIRSEQGGMNASKVSVLPSVREALVDLQHSFQRLPGLLADGRDMGTVIFPDAPLKVFLTASAAKRAERRHKQLISKGFSANIDSLRADLEARDARDMSRSVAPLKPAQDALQLDNSSLTIEASVEQVMVWWQSRQVFG; from the coding sequence ATGTTCTCCACCGCCTTCCTCGACCTTCCTGCGCTGCAAGGCGCGTCCGGCACCGTCACCCTGCCCGGCTCCAAAAGCATCTCGAACCGCGTGCTGCTGCTCTCGGCACTGTGCCAAGGCACTACCGTGGTCCACGACTTGCTGGACTCGGACGACACCCGCGTGATGCTGGCCGCTTTGCGTCAACTGGGCTGCGGCGTTCAGGTCAATGGCACCACCGTGACCATCACGGGCTTGGGCGGCCGCGCATGGCCGACTGAGGCGATTGAGTTTTTCATGGGCAACGCAGGCACGGCCATGCGCCCGCTCACCGCAGCATTGGCTGTGCAAGGCGGCGACTTCACCCTCAAGGGGGTGCCCCGCATGCACGAGCGCCCGATTGGCGACCTCGTGGACGCCCTGCGCGAGCTGGGTTGCGCCATCGACTATCTTGGCAACGAGGGCTACCCACCCCTGCGCGTGCGCCAGCCTTCGCTGCAACTGGACAACCCCATCCCCGTGCGCGGCGATGTGTCCAGCCAGTTCCTGACTGCACTGCTGATGGCGCTGCCCTTGGCAGCCCAAGACCGCGCCATCACCATCGAGGTGGTGGGCGAGCTCATCAGCAAGCCCTACATCGAGATCACGCTCAACCTGCTGGCACGCTACGGCATTCAAGTCGAGCGCCAAGGCTGGGAACGCTTTGTGATCCCAGCAGGCAGCCGCTACCAGTCGCCGGGCACGATCCACGTCGAAGCCGATGCGTCTTCGGCCAGTTATTTCATCGCTTTAGGTGCCATCGCGCAAGGTAACGGCATCCGCATCCAGGGTGTGGGCGCGGACTCGATCCAAGGCGACATCCGCTTCATGGACGCCGCTGCGCAAATGGGTGCCAAGATCACCAGCGGCCCCAACTGGCTAGAAATCCACCGAGGCGCTTGGCCACTCAAGGGCATCACACTCGACTGCAACCACATTCCCGACGCGGCCATGACCTTGGCCGTGATGGCGCTCTATGCCGATGGCCCCACCACGCTGCGCAACATCGCCAGCTGGCGCGTGAAAGAAACCGACCGTATTGCGGCCATGGCCAACGAAAGCCGCAAACTCGGGGCCACTGTGGAAGAAGGCCCGGACTGGATCACCATCCACCCACTCAAGCCAAGCCAGTGGCAACGCGCCAGCATCCACACCTACGACGACCACAGGGTGGCCATGTGCTTTTCGCTGGCGGCCTTCAATGCTGACCAAGTCCCTGTGCGCATCGAAGACCCCAAATGCGTGGCCAAGACCTTCCCTGACTACTTTGAAGCCCTGTTCTCGGTGGCGCACACAGCCGCCCACAACATTCCTGTGATTTGCATCGATGGCCCCACCGCCTCGGGCAAAGGCACGCTGGCCAGCCGCGTGGCGGCGGCTTTGGGCTATCACTACCTGGACTCGGGCGCACTCTACCGCGTAACCGCCCATGCTGCTTTGCAAGTGGGCCTGACACTGGAAGCCGCTGACGAAGCCCAAATCGCCGACCTTGCCCGCCACCTGCCCGTGCGTTTTGAAGGCGAGCAAGTGCTGCTGAACCACGTGGACGTGACCGATGCGATCCGCAGCGAGCAAGGCGGCATGAACGCCTCCAAAGTGTCTGTATTGCCCTCCGTGCGAGAGGCTTTGGTCGACCTGCAACACAGTTTTCAGCGCCTGCCGGGTCTGCTGGCCGACGGCCGCGACATGGGCACCGTGATCTTCCCAGACGCCCCTTTGAAGGTGTTTTTGACCGCCAGCGCCGCCAAACGGGCTGAAAGACGCCATAAGCAATTGATTTCTAAGGGTTTTTCGGCTAATATCGACAGTCTTCGCGCTGACTTGGAAGCGCGCGACGCCCGGGACATGTCCCGCAGCGTGGCGCCACTCAAGCCCGCACAAGATGCCTTACAACTGGACAACTCGTCCTTGACCATCGAAGCCTCGGTGGAACAAGTGATGGTCTGGTGGCAAAGCCGGCAGGTTTTCGGTTGA
- the rpsA gene encoding 30S ribosomal protein S1 → MSESFAALFEESLQRTEMRPGEVITAEVVRIEHNFVVVNAGLKSESYVPLEEFKNDQGEVEVQVGDFVSVAIGSIENGYGDTILSRDTAKRLASWMSLEKALESGEFVTGVTSGKVKGGLTVLVNGIRAFLPGSLVDTRPTKDLSPYENKTLEFKVIKLDRKRNNVVLSRRAVVEASMGEERAKLMETLREGSIVHGVVKNITEYGAFVDLGGIDGLLHITDMAWRRVRHPSEVVTAGQEITAKILKFDTEKNRVSLGLKQMGDDPWMGVNRRYPQGTRMFGKITNIADYGAFVELEPGIEGLVHVSEMDWTNKNVAPSKIVALGDEVEVMVLEIDEDKRRISLGMKQCRANPWQEFAQNTKRGDRVKGPIKSITDFGVFVGLAAGIDGLVHLSDLSWNETGENAVREFKKGQEVEALVLAVDVDRERISLGIKQLDSDPFTTFTSINDKGQIVTGKVKTVDAKGAEIDLGEDIIGYLRVSEISRDRVEDASHVLKVGDEVTAVVVNVDRKTRNIQLSIKAKDQADQQEAMASLSQQSKTENAGTTSLGALLRAKLDNN, encoded by the coding sequence ATGTCTGAATCTTTTGCCGCCCTCTTTGAGGAATCCCTGCAACGTACCGAAATGCGCCCTGGTGAAGTCATCACCGCTGAAGTGGTGCGCATCGAACACAACTTCGTGGTTGTCAACGCCGGTCTCAAGTCCGAGTCCTACGTGCCCCTCGAAGAGTTCAAGAACGACCAGGGTGAAGTCGAAGTCCAGGTCGGCGACTTTGTTTCGGTGGCCATCGGCTCCATCGAAAACGGCTACGGCGACACCATCTTGTCCCGCGACACTGCCAAGCGTTTGGCTTCTTGGATGTCTTTGGAAAAAGCCCTCGAATCCGGCGAGTTCGTCACTGGCGTGACCAGCGGCAAAGTCAAGGGTGGCCTCACGGTGCTCGTCAACGGCATCCGCGCTTTCTTGCCCGGCTCTTTGGTCGACACACGTCCCACCAAAGACCTCTCTCCCTATGAGAACAAGACCCTGGAATTCAAGGTCATCAAGCTCGACCGCAAGCGCAACAACGTCGTGTTGTCACGCCGCGCTGTGGTGGAAGCCTCGATGGGCGAAGAGCGCGCCAAGCTGATGGAAACATTGCGCGAAGGCTCCATCGTTCACGGTGTGGTCAAGAACATCACCGAATACGGTGCGTTCGTGGACTTGGGCGGCATCGACGGTTTGCTGCACATCACCGACATGGCCTGGCGCCGTGTCCGTCACCCCTCCGAAGTGGTCACTGCCGGTCAGGAAATCACAGCCAAGATCCTCAAGTTCGACACCGAGAAAAACCGCGTGTCCTTGGGTCTGAAGCAAATGGGCGACGACCCTTGGATGGGCGTGAACCGCCGCTACCCACAGGGCACCCGCATGTTCGGCAAGATCACCAACATCGCCGACTACGGCGCGTTTGTCGAACTCGAGCCCGGCATCGAAGGCTTGGTGCACGTGTCCGAGATGGACTGGACCAACAAGAACGTGGCACCTTCGAAGATCGTTGCTTTAGGTGACGAAGTCGAAGTCATGGTCCTCGAGATCGACGAAGACAAGCGCCGCATCAGCTTGGGCATGAAGCAGTGCCGTGCCAACCCATGGCAAGAGTTTGCTCAGAACACCAAGCGCGGCGACCGCGTCAAGGGCCCGATCAAGTCGATCACCGACTTCGGCGTGTTCGTGGGCTTGGCTGCCGGCATCGACGGCCTGGTGCACTTGTCTGACCTGTCTTGGAACGAAACCGGTGAAAACGCCGTGCGCGAATTCAAGAAGGGTCAAGAAGTTGAGGCTTTGGTCTTGGCTGTGGACGTGGACCGCGAGCGCATCAGCTTGGGCATCAAGCAGCTTGACTCCGATCCATTCACCACCTTCACCTCCATCAACGACAAGGGCCAGATCGTCACCGGTAAGGTCAAGACTGTGGATGCCAAGGGCGCTGAAATCGACCTGGGCGAAGACATCATCGGTTACCTGCGTGTGTCCGAAATCTCGCGTGACCGCGTAGAAGACGCGAGCCACGTGCTCAAAGTCGGCGACGAAGTCACTGCAGTTGTGGTGAACGTGGACCGCAAGACCCGCAACATCCAGTTGTCGATCAAGGCCAAGGACCAAGCTGACCAGCAAGAAGCCATGGCTTCCTTGTCACAGCAGTCCAAGACAGAGAACGCTGGCACAACCAGCCTGGGCGCCTTGTTGCGTGCCAAGCTCGACAACAACTGA
- the pheA gene encoding prephenate dehydratase, with product MSQQPIQSDALGALRVQIDALDKQLLSLLNQRAHVAEQVGEIKRAEGSPFFRPDRVAQVIDKITSANPGPLKNEHVASIWREIMSACLALEAPQRVAVLGPQGTFCEQAAIEFFGSAANLIYCANFDEVFHATAAGTAQYGVVGMENSTEGVVARSLDLFLRSPVHVVGEVSLQVRFNLLRQLNSDAGIEVVMAHPQALAQCQGWLSKHLPHVERRAVSSNAEGARLAATNPAWAALASERAASQFGLHIVHHAIQDEAFNRTRFAVITLPQTLATPPASGKDCTSLVVSVTNRPGAVHDLLVPLKNNGVSMTRFESRPAKSGQWEYYFYIDLQGHISEPHVAAALQELQGLCAFYKVLGSYPVPE from the coding sequence ATGAGCCAACAACCCATTCAGTCGGATGCCCTGGGTGCCCTGCGCGTGCAAATTGACGCGCTGGACAAACAACTGCTGAGCCTGCTGAACCAACGGGCCCATGTGGCCGAACAAGTCGGCGAGATCAAACGCGCCGAAGGCTCGCCCTTCTTTCGCCCCGACCGCGTGGCCCAGGTCATCGACAAGATCACCAGCGCCAACCCCGGCCCCCTGAAAAACGAACACGTCGCCTCGATTTGGCGCGAGATCATGTCGGCCTGCTTGGCCTTGGAGGCCCCGCAACGCGTGGCGGTGCTCGGCCCCCAAGGCACGTTTTGCGAACAAGCAGCCATTGAGTTTTTTGGCAGCGCGGCCAACCTGATTTACTGCGCCAATTTCGACGAAGTCTTCCACGCCACCGCAGCGGGCACCGCCCAATATGGCGTGGTCGGCATGGAAAACTCCACCGAAGGTGTGGTGGCCCGATCGCTCGATTTGTTCTTGCGCTCGCCCGTGCATGTGGTGGGCGAGGTCAGTTTGCAGGTGCGCTTCAATTTGCTGCGCCAACTCAATTCGGACGCGGGTATTGAGGTGGTGATGGCCCACCCCCAAGCGCTGGCCCAGTGCCAAGGCTGGCTGTCCAAGCACCTGCCGCATGTGGAGCGCCGCGCCGTCTCCAGCAACGCCGAAGGTGCTCGCCTGGCCGCCACCAACCCGGCCTGGGCCGCTTTGGCCAGCGAACGCGCAGCCAGCCAGTTTGGCCTGCACATCGTGCACCACGCCATCCAGGACGAAGCCTTCAACCGCACCCGCTTTGCCGTGATCACATTGCCCCAGACCCTGGCCACGCCACCTGCCTCGGGCAAGGACTGCACCAGCTTGGTGGTCTCTGTTACTAACCGCCCGGGTGCGGTGCACGATTTGCTGGTGCCGCTCAAGAACAACGGTGTGTCCATGACACGTTTCGAGTCGCGCCCCGCCAAATCAGGCCAGTGGGAGTATTACTTCTACATTGACCTGCAAGGCCACATCAGCGAGCCGCATGTGGCCGCTGCCCTGCAAGAGTTGCAAGGCCTGTGCGCGTTCTACAAGGTGCTGGGTTCTTACCCTGTGCCTGAGTGA
- the ompA gene encoding outer membrane protein OmpA, which yields MKKLNKVAMLLASAALASAAGAQTIDNWRNGTGDLVWKNGTNELCWRDANWTPATAAAGCDGAIVAKPAAPAAAPAPAPAARPAAPAAAAPAPAPAAPRPAAPPPAAATKVTYAADAFFDFDKSVLKAEGKAKLDDLVGKVKGINLEVIIAVGHTDSVGSDAYNQKLSVKRSDAVKAYLVSKGIEKNRVYTEGKGEKQPVADNKTSAGRSKNRRVEIEVVGTRPN from the coding sequence ATGAAAAAACTGAACAAAGTGGCGATGTTGTTGGCCTCGGCAGCGCTCGCATCTGCTGCTGGTGCGCAAACCATTGACAACTGGCGCAACGGCACAGGCGACCTGGTCTGGAAAAACGGTACCAACGAACTGTGCTGGCGTGATGCCAACTGGACTCCTGCTACTGCAGCGGCTGGCTGCGATGGCGCGATTGTGGCTAAGCCAGCTGCTCCTGCAGCTGCCCCAGCACCAGCCCCAGCTGCTCGTCCTGCAGCTCCAGCTGCAGCAGCACCCGCTCCAGCTCCTGCTGCTCCACGCCCAGCCGCTCCTCCACCAGCAGCCGCCACCAAAGTCACTTACGCTGCTGACGCTTTCTTCGACTTCGACAAGTCGGTCCTGAAGGCCGAAGGCAAAGCCAAGCTGGACGATCTGGTTGGCAAAGTCAAGGGCATCAACCTGGAAGTCATCATCGCTGTGGGTCACACCGACTCCGTGGGTTCTGACGCTTACAACCAGAAGCTGTCGGTCAAGCGTTCTGACGCAGTGAAGGCCTATTTGGTGTCCAAGGGCATCGAAAAGAACCGCGTCTACACCGAAGGCAAAGGTGAGAAGCAGCCTGTGGCTGACAACAAGACCTCTGCCGGTCGTTCTAAGAACCGCCGCGTGGAAATCGAAGTGGTCGGTACACGCCCTAACTGA
- a CDS encoding prephenate dehydrogenase translates to MKFQRLALIGCGLMGGSFALALRQAGLVQHITGFSASERTRQRALELKVIDQACNSVAEAVQGADLVLLAVPVGAMHSSFAAMRDALAPQALLMDVGSTKCDVIAAAQATLGERLNCLVPAHPIAGKEVAGIEHAEANLYQQRRTILTPLPQNSIRQINMASEVWTAIGSHVSHMTPEAHDATFAAVSHLPHLLAFAAVNALTAQAQGAAFLEMAGPGFRDFSRIAASDPAVWRDILGANQAEVLMQMAHFRSALDKFENALKQGDTAALQQLIQQASDVRSAWTLQAGNACNKASED, encoded by the coding sequence GTGAAGTTCCAACGCCTGGCCCTGATTGGCTGCGGCCTGATGGGCGGCTCGTTTGCGCTCGCTCTACGTCAGGCTGGCCTGGTTCAACACATCACAGGTTTCAGTGCCTCTGAAAGAACACGCCAACGCGCATTGGAATTGAAGGTCATCGACCAAGCCTGCAACAGTGTGGCCGAGGCGGTGCAAGGTGCCGATTTGGTGTTGCTGGCCGTGCCTGTGGGCGCCATGCACAGCAGCTTTGCCGCCATGCGCGATGCGCTGGCACCGCAGGCCCTGCTGATGGATGTGGGCTCCACCAAATGCGATGTGATCGCCGCCGCACAAGCGACCCTGGGTGAACGCCTGAACTGCTTGGTGCCTGCCCACCCGATTGCGGGCAAAGAAGTGGCGGGCATCGAGCATGCCGAGGCCAATCTCTACCAACAGCGCCGCACCATCCTCACCCCCTTGCCGCAAAACAGCATTCGTCAAATCAACATGGCGAGCGAAGTCTGGACCGCGATTGGCAGCCATGTGAGCCACATGACGCCCGAGGCACACGACGCCACGTTTGCAGCCGTCAGCCACTTGCCCCACCTGTTGGCCTTTGCGGCCGTCAATGCGCTCACCGCACAGGCGCAAGGGGCGGCATTTTTGGAGATGGCGGGCCCTGGCTTTCGAGATTTTTCCCGCATCGCCGCCAGCGACCCCGCCGTCTGGCGCGACATCTTGGGCGCCAACCAAGCCGAAGTGCTGATGCAGATGGCTCACTTTCGAAGCGCACTCGACAAATTTGAAAACGCTCTCAAACAAGGCGACACCGCAGCGCTGCAACAACTGATTCAACAAGCCAGCGATGTGCGCTCGGCTTGGACGCTGCAAGCGGGCAATGCTTGCAACAAAGCCTCTGAAGACTGA
- a CDS encoding integration host factor subunit beta — protein sequence MTRSDLVEELAARFAQLTHRDAELAVKTVLDAMSDALVKGHRIEIRGFGSFSINRRPPRVGRNPRSGESVQIPEKRVPHFKPGKALREAVDAGTPAPPQSAENARQ from the coding sequence ATGACCCGCTCCGATCTGGTTGAAGAACTCGCCGCCCGCTTTGCGCAATTGACCCACCGCGACGCCGAACTGGCCGTCAAGACGGTGCTCGATGCGATGAGTGACGCGCTGGTCAAAGGCCACCGCATCGAAATTCGCGGCTTTGGCAGCTTCTCGATCAACCGTCGTCCACCCCGTGTTGGCCGCAACCCCCGATCTGGCGAAAGCGTTCAGATTCCAGAAAAGCGCGTGCCCCATTTCAAGCCTGGCAAAGCCCTGCGCGAAGCCGTGGATGCGGGCACCCCTGCGCCACCGCAAAGCGCTGAAAACGCTCGACAATGA
- a CDS encoding lipopolysaccharide assembly protein LapA domain-containing protein: MKRLLWLLQWLLKATVFFTLFAFALNNQQETRVNFFFSTYWSAPTVLVVLSAFSLGVVVGVLGMVPRWWRERQAVKKNTPPPPTTPPAPTSEVTDGA; the protein is encoded by the coding sequence ATGAAACGCCTGCTCTGGCTGCTTCAGTGGTTGCTGAAAGCCACTGTTTTCTTCACCCTGTTTGCTTTTGCGCTGAACAACCAGCAAGAAACCCGTGTGAACTTCTTTTTCAGCACCTACTGGTCGGCCCCCACGGTGCTGGTGGTGCTGTCTGCCTTCTCGCTGGGCGTGGTGGTGGGTGTGTTGGGCATGGTGCCGCGCTGGTGGCGCGAGCGTCAGGCCGTCAAGAAAAATACCCCGCCCCCACCCACTACACCCCCCGCCCCCACGTCCGAGGTGACCGATGGAGCTTGA
- the serC gene encoding 3-phosphoserine/phosphohydroxythreonine transaminase produces the protein MGRAFNFSAGPAVMPEAVLQQAASEMLDWHSSGMSVMEMSHRGKEFISIYEQAEADLRELLAVPAHFKILFMQGGGLAENAIVPLNLSQGGAMDFVLTGSWSQKSLKEAGKYGQARVAASAQDGGFTTLPAPSTWQIGAESRYVHICGNETIHGVEFHELPDLKALGCDAPLVVDFSSHVASRPVDWSRVGLAFGGAQKNLGPAGLTLVIVREDLIGHALPHCPSAFDYKLVADNQSMYNTPPTYSIYIAGLVFQWLKKNGGIAAMEQRNIAKAQLLYDFLDSSSLYVNRVAKDCRSRMNVPFFLRDESRNEAFLAGAKAANLLQLKGHKSVGGMRASIYNAMPIEGVQALVAYMREFEKTQA, from the coding sequence ATGGGGCGCGCTTTCAACTTCTCGGCGGGTCCCGCCGTCATGCCCGAGGCTGTGTTGCAGCAAGCCGCTTCCGAGATGCTGGACTGGCACAGCTCGGGTATGAGCGTGATGGAGATGAGCCACCGCGGCAAGGAGTTCATCAGCATTTACGAGCAGGCCGAAGCCGACTTGCGTGAGCTGCTGGCCGTGCCCGCGCACTTCAAGATTTTGTTCATGCAAGGCGGCGGCCTGGCCGAAAACGCCATCGTGCCTTTGAACCTGTCGCAAGGCGGGGCCATGGACTTTGTGCTGACGGGCAGCTGGAGCCAAAAGTCGCTCAAAGAAGCGGGCAAGTACGGACAAGCCCGCGTGGCGGCTTCGGCGCAAGATGGTGGCTTCACCACCCTGCCCGCGCCATCCACTTGGCAAATCGGCGCTGAAAGCCGTTACGTGCACATTTGCGGCAATGAAACCATCCACGGCGTGGAGTTTCACGAACTGCCAGACCTCAAAGCCTTGGGTTGTGATGCGCCTTTGGTCGTCGATTTTTCCTCGCATGTGGCCTCGCGCCCGGTGGACTGGTCACGCGTGGGCCTGGCTTTTGGGGGTGCGCAGAAGAATTTGGGGCCCGCAGGTCTGACCTTGGTCATCGTGCGTGAAGACCTGATTGGCCACGCCCTGCCGCATTGCCCCAGTGCCTTTGACTACAAACTGGTGGCTGACAACCAGTCGATGTACAACACCCCGCCCACCTACAGCATTTACATCGCCGGGCTGGTATTTCAGTGGCTCAAAAAAAACGGCGGGATCGCCGCCATGGAGCAGCGCAACATCGCCAAGGCCCAGTTGCTTTACGACTTCCTCGATAGCTCCAGCCTCTATGTGAACCGCGTGGCCAAAGACTGCCGCTCGCGCATGAACGTGCCTTTTTTCTTGCGTGATGAGTCACGCAACGAGGCCTTTTTGGCGGGCGCCAAAGCCGCCAACTTGCTGCAACTCAAGGGCCACAAGTCAGTGGGTGGCATGCGGGCCAGCATTTACAACGCCATGCCGATCGAAGGCGTGCAGGCTCTGGTGGCCTATATGCGTGAATTTGAAAAAACACAGGCCTGA